In Synechococcus sp. PCC 6312, one genomic interval encodes:
- a CDS encoding photosystem I assembly protein Ycf4, with product MVTSTPSTQKSILRYGVVGARRFSNYFWAVVVAIGGLGFFLAGLSSYLHQNLLPIGNPLELVFIPQGIAIGFYGVAALLLSTYLWLTIAWDVGGGYNEFNKETGQVKVFRYGFPGKNRIIEISCRMSDVQALRIIIREGFNPKRALYLRIKGRGEIPLTRVGQPLPLADLENQGAEIASFLGVPMEGL from the coding sequence ATGGTGACTTCAACTCCCTCAACCCAAAAATCTATTCTGCGCTATGGCGTGGTTGGGGCCAGACGGTTTAGTAATTACTTTTGGGCTGTCGTTGTCGCCATTGGGGGCCTGGGCTTTTTTTTGGCGGGGCTATCGAGCTACTTACATCAAAACCTTTTACCCATCGGCAATCCGCTGGAACTAGTGTTTATTCCCCAGGGGATCGCAATTGGCTTTTATGGCGTAGCGGCATTGCTCCTTTCCACCTATCTGTGGTTAACCATTGCTTGGGATGTGGGTGGTGGTTACAACGAGTTCAATAAGGAGACGGGTCAAGTCAAGGTGTTTCGCTACGGCTTTCCGGGGAAAAATCGCATCATTGAAATTTCTTGCCGGATGAGTGATGTCCAGGCCTTGCGGATCATTATTCGGGAGGGGTTCAATCCCAAGCGGGCTTTGTATTTACGCATTAAAGGACGAGGGGAAATTCCCTTAACCCGTGTTGGCCAACCCCTACCCCTAGCGGATTTAGAAAATCAAGGGGCTGAAATTGCTAGTTTTCTCGGTGTCCCCATGGAAGGACTGTAG
- a CDS encoding slipin family protein produces the protein MGGPVITILIALFIFASSGIKLDREYQRGVIFRLGRLQGVRGPGLYWIVPLMDQKVQLDVRTKTVDIEPQETVTADSVTIKVNAVLYYRILRGDKAINRVENYQMAVYQVAMTTLRNVVGQNNLDDVLQNRDRINQKVQEIVDEITEPWGIEIERVEMKDVEIPLGMQRAMAKEAEAFREKRARLIKATAEQEASIKLSEASRNIMENPAALELRRLQMLTEIGAENNTTTIVMLPSDLITLAKNWSEAKAAQNQSPN, from the coding sequence ATGGGCGGCCCAGTCATCACGATTTTAATTGCCCTGTTCATCTTTGCCAGTAGCGGGATTAAGTTGGATCGGGAATATCAACGGGGAGTCATTTTTCGGTTGGGGCGATTACAAGGGGTCAGGGGGCCTGGCCTGTATTGGATTGTGCCACTTATGGATCAAAAGGTGCAATTAGATGTCCGCACAAAAACGGTAGATATCGAGCCTCAAGAAACGGTCACTGCCGATAGTGTCACCATCAAAGTCAATGCGGTTTTGTATTATCGGATTTTGCGAGGGGATAAAGCCATTAACCGGGTCGAAAATTATCAAATGGCCGTGTATCAGGTGGCTATGACAACCCTGCGGAATGTGGTCGGGCAGAACAATTTGGATGATGTTTTACAAAATCGAGATCGGATCAATCAGAAAGTTCAAGAAATTGTTGATGAAATTACAGAACCCTGGGGAATTGAGATTGAGCGGGTGGAAATGAAGGATGTAGAAATTCCTCTAGGAATGCAGCGGGCTATGGCCAAAGAAGCGGAGGCTTTCCGGGAAAAACGGGCCCGTTTAATTAAAGCCACTGCCGAACAGGAAGCCTCCATCAAACTATCGGAAGCCTCTCGTAACATTATGGAAAACCCGGCGGCTTTAGAGTTGAGACGGCTACAAATGCTAACAGAAATTGGCGCAGAAAATAACACGACGACAATTGTGATGTTGCCCTCAGACTTGATTACTCTGGCAAAAAACTGGTCGGAGGCAAAAGCAGCCCAAAATCAATCACCAAATTAG
- a CDS encoding DUF1830 domain-containing protein, with protein MSQVFDPVPSEHPDRILCCYVNVSSKMQIARITNIPNWYFERVVFPGQRLVFEAMQAAQLEIHSGMMASAILSDTIPCQRLVIQEGGEQFFTTDPYAQQRIEEFNEGRSPVPSLSGERDS; from the coding sequence ATGTCTCAGGTCTTTGATCCCGTCCCCAGCGAACACCCCGACCGGATTCTTTGCTGCTATGTCAATGTCAGTAGCAAAATGCAGATCGCCCGGATTACCAACATTCCCAATTGGTATTTTGAGCGGGTTGTCTTCCCAGGCCAGCGGCTAGTGTTTGAGGCTATGCAGGCGGCCCAGCTAGAAATTCATTCTGGGATGATGGCCAGTGCGATTTTATCCGACACGATCCCCTGCCAACGCCTGGTTATCCAAGAGGGGGGAGAACAGTTCTTTACTACCGATCCCTATGCCCAACAACGGATTGAAGAATTTAATGAGGGTCGTTCTCCCGTACCCAGCCTCAGTGGCGAGCGTGACAGCTAG
- a CDS encoding photosystem II high light acclimation radical SAM protein → MDNPKSDRVLYVRLPCNPIFPIGVVYLADHIHKQLPGVEQRIFDLGTVPPLDFRVALNECIDHFQPTVLVFSWRDIQIYAPVGGRGGNPLQNAFEFYYAKNPLIKLRGAWGGLRMASTYLLELWRNLSLIKQGLKRAKKYHPEIKTVVGGGAVSVFYQQLGKSLPQGTIISVGEGESLLTNLLQGKEFRQERCYVVGESAPRDRLIHEWPTPIEKTACDYPYISQIWPEFEYYFQEDDFYIGVQTKRGCPHNCCYCVYTVVEGKQVRINPADEVVAEMQQLYAKGMRNFWFTDAQFIPARKFIPDVEELLEKILAAGMKDIHWAAYIRADNLTPRLCELMVQTGMNYFEIGITSGSQELVRKMRMGYNLRTVLENCRDLKAAGFNDLVSVNYSFNVIDERPETIAQTVAYHRALEEIFGADKVEPAIFFIGLQPHTHLEEYAFKKNILKPGYDPLAIHLPWVAKKLLWNPEPLGSVFGEVCLQAWKRNPNDFGREVMAILESRFGCAPLEQALHAPIEEKVDSSQLVGAGR, encoded by the coding sequence ATGGACAACCCCAAATCAGACCGAGTTTTGTATGTCCGACTGCCCTGTAACCCCATTTTCCCCATTGGTGTTGTTTATCTTGCGGATCACATTCACAAGCAACTGCCAGGGGTTGAGCAGCGGATTTTTGATTTGGGGACAGTGCCACCCTTGGACTTTCGTGTCGCATTGAATGAATGTATTGATCATTTTCAGCCAACGGTACTGGTTTTTTCCTGGCGGGATATTCAAATCTATGCACCCGTGGGCGGCCGTGGCGGTAATCCCTTACAAAATGCCTTTGAGTTTTACTACGCCAAAAATCCCCTGATTAAACTGCGCGGGGCCTGGGGGGGCTTGCGGATGGCCTCAACCTATTTATTGGAACTGTGGCGAAATCTGAGTTTGATTAAACAAGGCCTAAAACGGGCAAAAAAATATCATCCCGAAATCAAAACCGTTGTCGGTGGTGGGGCGGTCAGTGTTTTTTATCAACAACTGGGCAAAAGTTTACCCCAAGGCACAATTATTTCAGTCGGCGAAGGGGAAAGCCTGTTAACGAATTTATTGCAGGGTAAAGAGTTTCGTCAAGAACGCTGTTATGTAGTCGGAGAAAGTGCGCCACGGGATCGCTTGATCCATGAATGGCCAACCCCGATTGAGAAAACCGCCTGTGATTATCCCTACATCAGCCAGATTTGGCCCGAATTTGAGTATTACTTCCAAGAAGATGACTTCTATATAGGCGTGCAAACCAAGCGCGGCTGTCCCCATAACTGTTGCTATTGCGTTTATACCGTCGTTGAAGGGAAACAAGTCCGAATCAACCCGGCCGATGAAGTGGTGGCGGAGATGCAGCAACTTTATGCCAAGGGAATGCGGAATTTTTGGTTTACGGACGCGCAATTTATCCCAGCCCGCAAGTTTATTCCTGATGTGGAAGAACTCCTGGAAAAAATCTTGGCGGCGGGCATGAAAGATATTCACTGGGCGGCCTATATTCGGGCCGATAATCTCACTCCCCGTCTCTGTGAGCTGATGGTGCAAACGGGGATGAATTACTTTGAAATCGGGATTACCAGCGGCTCCCAAGAACTCGTGCGGAAAATGCGGATGGGTTACAACCTGCGGACGGTACTAGAAAACTGTCGGGACTTAAAAGCGGCCGGTTTTAATGATTTGGTTTCTGTAAATTACTCCTTTAATGTGATTGATGAGCGGCCCGAGACCATTGCCCAGACTGTGGCTTATCACCGAGCTTTGGAAGAGATTTTTGGTGCGGACAAGGTTGAACCAGCGATTTTCTTCATTGGCCTGCAACCCCACACCCATCTGGAAGAATACGCCTTCAAGAAAAATATTCTCAAACCGGGCTATGATCCCCTGGCGATTCACTTACCTTGGGTAGCGAAAAAACTCCTCTGGAATCCGGAACCCTTGGGATCAGTCTTTGGAGAAGTCTGTCTCCAGGCCTGGAAACGGAACCCCAACGACTTTGGCCGGGAGGTGATGGCGATTCTGGAATCACGATTTGGTTGCGCTCCCCTGGAACAAGCTCTTCATGCCCCCATCGAGGAAAAAGTGGATTCTTCCCAATTAGTTGGAGCCGGCCGTTAA
- a CDS encoding type I glyceraldehyde-3-phosphate dehydrogenase — translation MVRVAINGFGRIGRNFMRCWLQRKANSKLNIVAINDTSDPRTNAHLLRYDSMLGTFNDVEISADDNCIYADGETVKCVSDRNPENLPWKEWDIDLIIESTGVFVSRDGASKHVNAGAKKVLITAPGKGNVPMYVVGVNHTDYDPNETILSNASCTTNCLAPIVKVLHERFKIKQGMMTTTHSYTGDQRLLDASHRDLRRARAAAMNIVPTSTGAAKAVGLVIPELQGKLNGIALRVPTPNVSVVDFVAEVETPTLAEQVNETLKQAAETNMKGIIHYSDLELVSSDYRGHPASSILDASLTMVMGGNMVKVVAWYDNEWGYSQRVLDLAEYVAAHWSA, via the coding sequence GTGGTTAGAGTCGCAATTAATGGTTTTGGCCGGATCGGGCGTAACTTTATGCGCTGCTGGCTACAACGGAAAGCGAATAGCAAACTTAATATTGTTGCCATTAACGATACGTCTGATCCCCGGACTAATGCTCACTTGCTGCGTTACGACTCAATGTTGGGTACGTTTAATGATGTCGAGATCAGTGCTGATGATAATTGTATCTATGCTGACGGCGAAACGGTGAAATGCGTCTCGGATCGTAACCCCGAAAACTTGCCCTGGAAAGAATGGGATATTGATCTGATTATTGAATCCACTGGGGTATTTGTCAGCCGCGATGGGGCAAGTAAGCACGTCAACGCGGGAGCCAAAAAAGTCCTAATTACGGCTCCCGGTAAAGGCAATGTGCCGATGTATGTTGTCGGCGTGAATCATACTGATTATGATCCCAACGAAACCATCCTCAGTAATGCCAGTTGCACGACCAACTGTTTAGCTCCGATTGTGAAAGTCCTCCATGAACGGTTCAAAATCAAACAGGGGATGATGACCACCACCCACAGCTACACCGGGGATCAGCGGTTATTGGATGCCAGTCACCGGGATTTACGGCGGGCCCGGGCGGCAGCGATGAACATTGTCCCCACTTCAACTGGGGCAGCTAAAGCAGTCGGCCTGGTGATCCCCGAGTTACAAGGCAAACTCAACGGGATTGCGCTACGGGTGCCAACTCCCAATGTTTCGGTGGTGGACTTTGTCGCGGAAGTGGAAACTCCTACCTTAGCTGAGCAGGTGAATGAAACTCTGAAACAGGCCGCTGAAACCAACATGAAAGGGATCATCCACTACAGCGATTTGGAATTGGTTTCTAGTGATTATCGTGGGCATCCGGCCTCCTCGATTTTAGATGCCTCCTTAACGATGGTCATGGGTGGCAACATGGTTAAGGTGGTGGCCTGGTATGACAACGAATGGGGCTATAGCCAACGGGTGCTGGATTTGGCTGAATATGTAGCCGCCCATTGGTCAGCTTAG
- a CDS encoding alanine--glyoxylate aminotransferase family protein: MKDKSMLMIPGPTPVPESVLRALGTHPMGHRSGEFSQIFARVTQGLKWLHQTENDVLILASSGTGAMEAGLINFLSPGDRVLVGSNGKFGERWAEVALAYGLDVQEVKSPWGTPLNPDDFKAALEADTAKTIKAVVITHSETSTGVLNDLEAINHHVKAHGALIIVDAVTSLGAVSVPVDAWGLDVVGSGSQKGYMMPPGLGFVSVSAKAWEAYTTAKLPKFYLDLGKYRKDAAKNTTPYTPAINLFFALDVALEIMKAEGLENIFARHARLTQAMRAAIKALNLDLYAPDDSASPAITAVAPKGIDAEKIRSIMKKRFDIVLAGGQDHLKGQVFRIGHLGFVCDRDILAAIAGLEASLRELGYESFVPGAGVVAAAKVISG, translated from the coding sequence ATGAAAGATAAATCCATGCTCATGATCCCAGGCCCGACTCCGGTGCCGGAATCTGTTCTACGCGCCCTAGGTACTCATCCGATGGGCCATCGCAGTGGAGAATTTAGCCAGATTTTTGCCCGCGTTACCCAAGGCCTGAAGTGGCTGCATCAAACAGAAAATGATGTTCTGATTTTGGCCTCCAGTGGTACCGGAGCAATGGAAGCCGGGCTGATCAATTTCCTCAGTCCAGGGGATCGAGTCTTAGTCGGCTCCAATGGGAAATTTGGGGAACGCTGGGCAGAAGTGGCCTTGGCCTATGGTCTGGATGTGCAGGAAGTCAAATCTCCTTGGGGAACGCCCCTCAATCCCGATGATTTCAAAGCGGCTCTCGAGGCTGATACCGCTAAAACCATCAAAGCTGTTGTCATTACCCACAGCGAGACTTCTACGGGGGTGCTCAACGATCTCGAAGCCATTAATCACCATGTCAAAGCCCATGGCGCGCTGATTATTGTCGATGCTGTCACCAGTCTTGGGGCCGTATCAGTACCCGTAGATGCCTGGGGCCTGGATGTGGTCGGGTCGGGTTCCCAAAAAGGTTACATGATGCCGCCAGGGTTAGGGTTTGTTTCGGTCAGTGCCAAGGCCTGGGAAGCCTACACAACCGCAAAATTACCCAAGTTTTATTTGGATTTGGGCAAATATCGCAAAGATGCGGCTAAAAACACCACACCCTACACACCCGCGATCAATCTGTTCTTTGCCTTAGATGTAGCTCTGGAAATCATGAAAGCCGAGGGATTAGAGAATATTTTTGCCCGTCATGCCCGACTGACCCAGGCCATGCGAGCCGCGATTAAAGCCTTGAATTTAGACCTCTATGCCCCGGATGATTCAGCCAGTCCAGCCATTACAGCGGTGGCTCCAAAAGGGATTGATGCCGAGAAAATTCGCTCGATTATGAAAAAACGCTTTGATATTGTCTTAGCGGGCGGGCAGGATCACCTCAAGGGGCAAGTGTTTCGGATTGGGCATTTGGGTTTTGTCTGTGACCGAGATATTTTGGCGGCGATTGCTGGCCTGGAAGCTTCGTTACGGGAATTGGGCTATGAGTCCTTTGTTCCAGGGGCGGGTGTGGTAGCGGCAGCTAAAGTCATTTCAGGTTAA